The stretch of DNA GTGCTCACAGGTATGGAAATGGGGGTTTATTTTTGGGCATTTTCCTCATGAAGTTGGTGGAAGTTATGATTCAATTGTCTACAGTCCACTTTGAAGTACTGGGAGCAGCTTCATTCATACTGCTTTGCTTTGGTTGTGGCCCAGGTTGCCCAGTCCGATTTCTTCAGATCTTAAGATAATCTCGGCTTCAATGAGGACTACCCTCCATGAACTtctgagaataaataaaggttgaatgaatacCCTTTTAATGCTTTAAGCAGCCCTGGTGTAAGTGGACAGTTGAAGCGAGGGACAGGGTGATGAATTCTGCAGGAAGGATCTTTATTGTTTGGAATGGGGACCCCTGGTTTAGTGGCCAATAAATCtaaaactggaaaaaaaaaagttattagCCTTGCTCCAGCTTGTCTACATAATAGACCAGAgatagaataaagatattatctTTATTCTATCTCTGGTCTATGCACAATAATGATTTTGGGTTAGAAAATCATGTCTGTTCAGCTAATCTAGAGTTCCATATCAGAGCACTGGAATTTCAAACCGAGCTTGGGGGACCAAGAGCAGGATTGAAACCACTAGTCACTTGCTCCTCTCCTGTTGGTGAAGGTTACATTTATTTCACATAAAAGATGAAAATTAACGTTGTCCACTCACATTgtattgtgtgagtgtatcAATAATTTAGGTTTCATCTTTTGTTGTGTTCTGCTGGCTTGGCCTGACTAGGATCCCGGCGTGGATGCCAGCATCTTTCAGAACCCTGCCAAGCTGCATCTGACCGTGGGCACGTTGGCACTGCTCAGTGAGGCAGAAGTGCAACAGGCTTCCGAGCTGCTGAACCAGTGTGAGGAGTTCATCAGGTGGGTAGCCTCAGCCTGGCATCACATCACACGCCTCTGGTGGCGAGCGGGCATTGTCACGTTGTCAGGCCATTTGCTCCATCGTCAATTTCATTTTGCACAACATATGCTGTGTTTTACCGTTTTTGCATTCTTGGTTTTATGCCAAACAGGAAGTTTCCAATTGTACCTCATACTGTTATGTGCCGTAAATGTGCCATAACACAATTATGTCTCACTGAAGGCTAACTGAAGGTTTTACTCAGCAAGCTGTGCATGACTTTAATTTTATTCAATCTGATGGATTTGATCATTATGTCTTAAATCAATTTGTCTCTTAATTACAGGGATTTAACAGAGGGAAAGCCCCTCCCGTTGGTTGTATCTGGTATAGAGTACATGAATGATGACCCCTCTATGGTGGATGTCCTCTACGCCAAAGTTCAAGTCAAGGATGGCTCTGACACGTAAGTGTGGGTAATTTGATTAGTGTAATACACCTTCCAGTACATCCCATTAAGCTTTTGATTGTAGGGCCACTAGTAAAACCCATTGCACACTGGCACAAACATGAACACGGCGACAAGTGGAACTGTCACTTGTCTCCGCACCCCAGCACCAAAATCTTCAACTGACAATCATTCAATAAAGGAATTTTCTTGAGCGGTGCTGACCAGAATAGTAACTGAATCGTAATTGGCACGACATCAGCCAATGAGTTCGGTGCAGAGTCATATTGAAAACAAAGGGATCAAAGTAATCAAACGTCAGAAGTGGTGTGTGCCGTACACATGTTGCCGCCAACTCTAGGCTTTCAGTTTACCATCTCTGCAGTGGCTTTATTGTCAATCACCCTGAGCCCAGTTATTTTACACTGCTGTGACTTAACTCCACCAAATAGATTTTCATGCACTCCATAGGTATACGTTCTCATGCAGTGTTAATTTGCCAGCACTTGAAAATAAATGACCAAAATTTGTTTTGGTACCCAGCAATGTTTGcaatgtgagtgtttgtttaccttgtaACCCCTTACTTGCACTGTAATTGCACCTATAATAGCACTTCAGCCTGTATAGAGTGTTGTTTCCACACACATAAGTGTTGTGCTCTCATGCATTGGATCTATGCTGTGCAGGCTGCAGGTGATAGCCGAccggctggtggagcactttgCTTCCTCTGGACTGATGGTGAAGGAGTGGGACCACGTGAAGCTCCACGGGACCGTCATGAATACGCTGTTCAGGAAAGACCCCTCAGGTGAGCCTCGAAAAGAAAGAACCCTCAGGTGAGCCTCGGACAGCAGAGGCAGGAGAATATTTTACCTGTGCTCTGTCCAGTGCCCAGCTGTTCTTGTTTTGAACATGGCCAGGAAGAAACTGCCGCGTGGTTCTGAAGCAGAATTGCACATTAAGCATATTATATTTCAACGTAGATGTTGTGTAATTGGGCTGCTTTGAGACTCTAAGTTTTTGCAGTAGTCAGGAGCATTAGGTGCAGCCATGGCTTTAACAGATTTATTGTTGGGCTGCCCTTGTTTGTCCTTGGCCGTACAGGGTTATCTTGCTTTAACTGCATTGGCTTTTTCACTTTAAAGACCCAACAAAGTTAGTCCCTACAGAGTATGTTTATTAAGCCGCAATTACTGCCCAGATGTCCATTATTAAACACAATGCCCAAAACTTGCAGTAAAACCAGGCATTCAATAGAGCAGATGCTTCCCTGTGGTGTAGTGCCTTGGTTGTCATGCATCAGAgcacttaaaaaaaacaaaatggctgctcttccccctcttctatgtcatgttttttttttgtcctggcCAACACAAGCATCTTGCTCTGAGCTCCGAAGTCACAATCACCCCGTGTTGTCCCCAGTCCCGTCAGTGCTGTCATTCATGGAGCTCATCAAGCAGCAGGAGCAGGCACAGCTCCCAACACTAATGACCACAGAACCCCTCCAAGTGGTTGTGCTACGCGGTGAGCATAACAGTTGGCCGATTCAGATCCAGAGGCCTTGTTGACGACGATTTGGCCCCGGCTAGAGCGCTGACGCAAGAAAGGGGCTTGTGTTCAAGAACACTCCGAACAACAAGTTGACTGGGATTGGGTGGAGGCAAAAAAAGGACTGGGTGGgggcaggcgtgtgtgtgtgtgtgtgtgtgtgtgtgtgtgtgtgtgtgtgtgtgtgtgtgtgtgtgtgtgtgtgtgtgtgtgtgtgtgtgtgtgtgtgagagggagggatgtgtgtgtgtgtgtgggctgagtGTGCAGGGGTGCCAGGGTTGGACATCAGCAGCAGCGGTTGTAACCTCTCTCCATTGGACTCCCAGCTTTGTTGTTCGCTGCACGAGGCCTGATGATGAGGAGCTTGACTGTGTGTTTTCCAGTCGAGGGGCTCAACAATGGGGTCATTTGAGCTTGAACGTGGAGCCCGTCCAAGTGCCCGTCCAGAACAGAGAGGGGGCTCGGCCGGCCTCCGAGCAACAAAGAGTGGCCACACTCTGCCATCAGATGCTGTGTAGTGGTCCAGCATGGCCTCCATGCTGtaattgtgttgttgtttttctctctcacacctgtGTTGACATGAGTGAGGGGTGAACTAAACAGGCGGCAGCCCGGCCTGTTATGCATGTGATGACCCTCCTTACTCACATCCCTGAACCAAATTCCTTTAGATTAGTCCAGGATAGAGTGTAAACATGGCTGGTATTATATAATTTCTTCAGTGGCATTGCAAAATAGTGGAGGTGTCATGTGATTatatggtctgtgtgtctgtgtgtctgtctgtgtctctgcctgtgtgtgtgtctgtgtttgtaagtTCTGCTAcagctgtttgttttgtgtttttcagctgAAGACAAGGGCAGTCATGGAAAACAAAATACCAAAGACCGCGAAGCATTTGACGCAAGAAACATATTACAGGTTAGAACAAATGAAATTAGGCAAGAGATCAGGGCAGCACAACATTTCTATTCAGAAActccaaaaaaatattttcagttTAAGTCTGAAAAGATGGTTCTTTGTTTGGTGTGGTCAAGGTTTTCCATTCAGGTCAGAACTGAAGTAGGCAGACATTCTGGAGCTACAACTTTAATCTGAGACAAATGACTTTGCAGGTCATGTAGTATGCTTTCAGTGGAATATGAACTTTGGTGCAGAACCGTCTACTCTGTGAACAGCTGCCTACAACTCTGCTTTTGTGTTGTTAATGCTGGCACCTAGTGGTATTTGTGAAGTACTacaagttgtttttttaaagaGTGCTTTATTGTGTAACCACATCAACAGGTTTCTTCTCACCTCAGTATCCTCAAGAGGTGAAAGGTTTTGTCTGCCATCTGTTGTTGACAACCTAAAAATACTTCCTCACTAATTATTCTGACACTCTAAAGGCATCTTAAGAACAGTGTTTTCCAATATTTTCAATTCTGTGAGTTTAACTTAATCATTGTTTTTCCAGGCAAGGTGATTTATTTTAacagcaaacacatacacaacaactCAAGTTTTGATGTCGGCATACTGACATATATACCTTTCGTCGCTCAGGAGATCATATACATTTATCTTGACTGAATTCACAGTCACAGTGatacgctctctctcttcctatcttACCCTCTGTTAATTCTTGCTATTGCAGACCTTTGGTGCGTACCATTTTGGTGAGTTTGAGCTGAACTGCGTGCAGATATCCCAGAGGTACTCCTCAGACTGCACTGGTTTCTATTCCTCGGCCGGGGAGGTCATGTTCTCCTGATGCAGCACCACAAAGCCTGGATTCCCCCAATGGTAGGAAACCTCCCCTGATCATTTAGATTTGTGTGACAACAACATTATGGTGCTTGAACTGTTACATGTACTCATTTAGCAGATACCTTCATTTTTGTCGGTAGTCTATGATCATGTTCACAAatcaaatagaaaaaaaaaactgatgtgACACAGatttgtcagtttttttttttcagggctGTGTGAACATAACAAATCTGGTTCTTGATCGGATATATATCTGATTTGTGGCCATACCACATGGTCAAGAATGGTCAGATTCATGCGCCTTTTTTGCTTAGATGCATGCTCCTTTCCTGTAGGCTAATGCTATCTCATGTTGCAACAGCAAACTCTGTCTGGAAATAGCAGTTATGTGCCTTAGACGTGATCATGTAGGCCACAGCTGACACAAGATGTTTCCTTTCCTCCGGAGCGAAATGTGATACACAGATTAGCTATTTTTTGTAGATGATTTCTTGATGGTTTTGATGCTATGTTCCAGACAATTCTGTAATCATTTCCTTGTATCAGACAAACTCAGAAGTCTAAAGATTTTCTAGAAAAGTTGCACTGTAGTATCACTTAAAGTGGGAGTTCATTTGTGGACTTGGAAGTAAATACAATAAGCAGACAAACAGAGACTTTAAGGTTTGACCTTGGAAGTTTAGTTTCAAATCATTACCTAGAATGAGGCTTGTAATGTGAATCTagcctgtgtgtactgtactccCTGGTACTTAATCCCACTGTCTTGGTGTTGATTCATTGCTCTACCAGTTGGAACATATATAGTTATTTCTTCAGCAGCGTGGTATGTTTTTAGTCCCTGCATGGTATGTTTTTGCTGTTCAGGTACAGACCTGTACCTGGTGGTACTTGTATCAAATATGTTATAGTGTTTCTTCAGTTTTGTTTTACCTTCTAATTCTTCAATCACAGACTTTAAAGCTTATTGTTGCGAAAAAATGGTATTTCTGTCAGGTCCATTAAGTCAAGAACAACACAGGCAATAAATTCTTTAGGAAATTTTATTGAATATATTACAAATTAAATTTGACGGTATGGCTCTGTTCAGAGGGGTCCCCAGACCTTTCATGAGCACCATGAAAGAGCAGTGAGCCTGGGGACAGCAGCAGCATTAGGGGGGACTCACACAGTTTAACACTGAGCGAGCTAAACTATTCCCCCATATGAACAGAGCAGGCAACTATGACATAAAGCCTATGCCATGTTATACACGACAGGGTGGagcaggggaggaggtgggttGCATAAATGCTAGCAGCAAGCAGTTAGGAATAACTAAAGCAGCTTTAAATAAGGCGCCCTGTTTGGATGTAGCCATTTAGAAGCGAGGGGAGTGCGAAGGGAGTTGACAGCTGATCAGCTGACGCCCATAGCGGTTAGCAGCGCCTTGACTACTTGGCCTGCCAGAACTGACGCTGACGCTCAATTTGCATTTCTGACAatacaacacaaaacacctCCTCAAAACTCCTATGCCACAAATCATCAAAGTAATGACATCCTCATAGGGATTGTGGGAAGCCTACCATGGGTATGACTAATTCAATCCCAAAAGAATTTGAATTTGAcatttctcattttctcttcaTAAACAGCATCAAAATGATTTGATTGGGCTTCAGTCAGTGTGTTCTTCCAATCTCCAGAAGTGCCTGAAAGAAACATCacaaaatattattttgaaAAATATTAGTAATCACTCTCACTCAATGTTGCCTTTTGCACCTTGAAGATCTGGGACCTTATTTATAAAGGCTGCTATGCACAAAAAAGTTGCATGAACCGAGCTGAACTGTGCGTATGCATCTTTCACTGCCAGCGTCAGGATTTATAGAAAAAATCTATGCGGTAAAAAATGTGCATTTCTACGCATCCTTTCGACCATCCGTAAAGCTTAAGCACAGTTTTTCAGGCATGTAAATCAGCAACATCTAATGGTGAAATCACAAAATAAAGCTCAGAGGGCATAAAAAGACCTCAACACTTCAACATTTCATTATGTTACTACACGCAAGCAATATCTCCTTCCTTACACACCCGTGGGTGTCAATGTCAGCAGAAGTCAACATAAAATGAATTTCGCATAAGGCTACACTGTGAACATGAGCTTTATTTAGGCTAGCAGTCAGCGCAAGTAGCCTAGTAGATCGCATAGTAGGGAGAGGCATGATTTAGGCTATATTAATATCTTATTAAGGAACATCAATATCAATATCTTACTAAACGTGATTTACTGAAAACGTTTGCAGtttagtgtaggcctatttggcTGCAGCCTTGGCTACAAACCTCATAGCCTGCAATATGAATGAATGATCACGAAGGTAGTAACATAATGAAATGTTGAAGTGTAGAGATCTTTTATTATGCTCTCTGAGCTTTATTTTGTGATTTCACCATTAGATGTTGCTGATTTACATGCCTGAAAAACGTATCTTTATGAATGGTCGAAAGGATGCGTAGAAATCCGCATCTTTTCCCGCATAGAATCTATCTACAAATTACAGGAaaacctctgtctgtctgtctgtctgtctgtctgtctgtccgtccatattaacaaagggttaggtaatgattagtttgctatttattatggcaccttattataaagtgttacccaaatcTCATATGATGTGCATCTTtctacaaaatggtttgtcttctgtatcattaagttattcaataggctaaacatatagccttacatcaaagctttaggcttatgtcatttcgATCAGCTACGGATAATGAGTGGAAGACAGAGCgggatgtcacttataggctagAGATTGTTGAGTCACATCATTGcaaatttcatgcaaatgacgatgatgcatcattccacaaaatggtttgtcttctctatcaggAAGTTATTCAATACGATTAACAATAAAAAGATCACTGGCAAATCGCTGTCCTTACCTTTCCTCAGAAATGTTGACTTTTTCTGGTCAAAGATCTTACTTGACACCAAGGAATAGTTTGACatcttgtttgttttcatgtttttgAACACACAGTGATCAGCTATGTTTGCAATGACTTCTTGGCTTAGAGATTTCCCCAGAAAACTGGAGAGTTTACGAACAGACTCCTTAAGATCCTGTTTAAATCAAGATGAAAGTGATGATGCACCCTAAAATAATTACTTATTTTAGGTAAAACAAAATTCTTCTATTTCATCCAAATTCAAAGTAATGAAATTGCCATAAATATCAACCAACTTACCATTATCATTTCTTCATAAAATACGTATAAAATATGTTCTTGGTCTTTGGCATGTGTCCATCCCTTTACATGGTCAAACCAGGAGCCAAACATTACTGTGCAAGTAGAAATGGTTCAGCATCTTTACTTAAACTGCAGTAACATTTCTGATGAAAAGTGTTTGAAACTTGAAACTACAGGTATTAGTTTAGCTTTGGGTAATAAAAGCATGCCTCGGAATAATAGTGATTTATATAAACATTCCATAGCCTACCTTTTCCCGTAAGGAACTTTTCCATGAACTCATCCACTGTTCCAGGATTCACCAGGAATGAAGCCATTTTATGATAGTGGAAAGATGAAGTGAAGACATCCTTTGGGTGTCGCAGGACATACAAGACCTGAAGGGGTTAAAAAACATACAACTCAGAATTTTCCCATCCACGCCATtaatacatgtatcagacaAATTAATCCTAATGTATAGGATTCTCTACTATTTTGTCTGAATGTGCATTCATGAATGAATCCATAACATATTGGTTTAATTAACCTTAATCTATTCTCAATAGCCGCAACTGTCCCCTTAAGGTAAATTAATAGCATTAATTCATACTAATGTTGATGCACCATACATTTGGCTTGACTTTGAAGAAGGACTCTGGCATCATATTATAATGGAGGTGAGTTGCAAATATGCGCGGAGAAGGTCTCTCCTCCAGATTAAGGTTTCTCGCACTCCGCGCCTCCAGCCATGGCACTCTCTCCCA from Alosa sapidissima isolate fAloSap1 chromosome 24, fAloSap1.pri, whole genome shotgun sequence encodes:
- the LOC121699889 gene encoding sulfotransferase 2B1-like; protein product: MYLCSIMTEAELYSVYKGVYIPKDLHPPECLRNYEEFNFRQDDILIVTYPKSGTTWMQEIVPLIQSEGDLTPVQTIPNWERVPWLEARSARNLNLEERPSPRIFATHLHYNMMPESFFKVKPNVLYVLRHPKDVFTSSFHYHKMASFLVNPGTVDEFMEKFLTGKVMFGSWFDHVKGWTHAKDQEHILYVFYEEMIMDLKESVRKLSSFLGKSLSQEVIANIADHCVFKNMKTNKMSNYSLVSSKIFDQKKSTFLRKGTSGDWKNTLTEAQSNHFDAVYEEKMRNVKFKFFWD
- the ascc1 gene encoding activating signal cointegrator 1 complex subunit 1 isoform X2, whose translation is MMTKRMIIHIMEQCSITSLFTASDQCAVDEPCDLHAIEQTEKGFRCSIDIPSVLHKYIIGKKGETRKRLESETKTSINIPKQGVEGPIVITGAQKASVASAVTRLELLIESFRRKQPFTHFLSFALNHPSIQESFLRFKDEVLEQCSQDPGVDASIFQNPAKLHLTVGTLALLSEAEVQQASELLNQCEEFIRDLTEGKPLPLVVSGIEYMNDDPSMVDVLYAKVQVKDGSDTLQVIADRLVEHFASSGLMVKEWDHVKLHGTVMNTLFRKDPSAEDKGSHGKQNTKDREAFDARNILQTFGAYHFGEFELNCVQISQRYSSDCTGFYSSAGEVMFS
- the ascc1 gene encoding activating signal cointegrator 1 complex subunit 1 isoform X1, which translates into the protein MEVLRPVLVNINGRIYRKNAVKEESYDDEEDDYSYYGTASDQCAVDEPCDLHAIEQTEKGFRCSIDIPSVLHKYIIGKKGETRKRLESETKTSINIPKQGVEGPIVITGAQKASVASAVTRLELLIESFRRKQPFTHFLSFALNHPSIQESFLRFKDEVLEQCSQDPGVDASIFQNPAKLHLTVGTLALLSEAEVQQASELLNQCEEFIRDLTEGKPLPLVVSGIEYMNDDPSMVDVLYAKVQVKDGSDTLQVIADRLVEHFASSGLMVKEWDHVKLHGTVMNTLFRKDPSAEDKGSHGKQNTKDREAFDARNILQTFGAYHFGEFELNCVQISQRYSSDCTGFYSSAGEVMFS